The genomic window AATTTACCTTATTTTGTTCCTCTCTCCCTTATCCtgagtttgtattttattgatgttcattttgaaattgtctgaaatttgtttgttctttttactATATGGATGTTTAACACTCTTGTTGTTTCAATTGTATTGTAAGTTTAGAAGTTAAAACAGAGTTTTTCATGgttcttgtttggtttaagaaaCTGTTTGATCTTAATctatttcagttttctttttttgtcttggaACAGTATTTGTCCGGTTCCattggtttgtttctttctttcaccaCGACCAAGTCTTGAActttaaaacaatttcagaAAACTGTTTTATTATCCTCATAGTGATCAATCAATATTAGTAACCTTAGTAGTGGACGCACAAGACAAACATTTCCGTACTAGTCTGAAAACAAACGTCCTACACGACCATGTTTTGTTATTCCGCATAGCGTTCTTGGCCGCCTTCTTTctccctcctcctcctcgaAAACAACTCTGATTGTGTCTCCGGGTAACTGCTTCGCCATCACCTCCATCACcgtcttcttcgttctctTCTGTTGAAAATGTGTAGCTTCTAAGGTACATCTGCCTACAAGATATGCTGTCAACCACCGTGGTGCGATGCTGGCTTCCGTCGTGGTTGATTGACCGTACGAACTCGGCCTCCGCCATCGGCCACTTGTAAAGATTGGCGTAAGTCATAACCGGCCGGACGCAAATGGAGTctcttttgatgtttacaCAATCATCTATGCACTTTGAGGCCATGGTCGCTTTTTTGGAGGGTACTTCTAACTTCTAGTGTGAActgttttccttattttttcGTGATGAAGTTGGGTTTagcttaaatatatattcatagaAAATCCTTATCCATATCAtttcttacttttattttgtgataCAAAAATACCAAGTCAGAGAAAAAAGTTGAGAAGTTTTCTCAACTTTTAGCTATGAAAGTTTTCTCAGTAATGTTTCTAAGTttttcataagaaaagaaaataggaTTAATCACAAAGGAGAATTTCTCCAATATCCCTATAATATTTCCTCATATCCCTCATGCATTCTCAAATCTTCTCTATTCCTACTTATATATATCTCGCTctcattttctgattttctgATTCATTTATGTTGAAAGAAGAATGGTAAAAAATTCACGTAACATGTGTCacatttcttcatctttattaaatcgtttTGTACCTAATCTTTCACTTTATAGAGTCAGCTTTTAGAGTCTTTGagatgtatatattttcaaagttAATTAGGTGGTGAACCTTATCTCTCACTCTTAGCAGAAAAAAGGCAGTGTTTCACAAGGAAACTTACTAACACATACAACTCTTAATATTACTTTAGACACTGCTATTCATTCTAAATGTCACAAGATCTTTTGATAGTCACTAATtctaaaatttacaaactgTTCACGGTACCATGATCTCGCATGTGGCATGTTGCTATCTAGCTTGTCTATATTCGGGTTTGTAGTAGGTAGCTCtatcctcttttcttttttttctttttttttggatttaagGAATGAAAACAAGTATGTTtgcacaaaataaaaataaataaataaataattgaaatccaaagcacatatatgtatattagaAACGGTCCATGTGTATACGAGGGTAATTATGTAGTTAATACCTGATAAAGATGTACAAGTATTCATTGATattgaaattcaaaatgataatataaaaaaaaaactcttattattcttctctttattgATAAAATTACTTCACTGTTTAAGATCAAACTTATTAGGGCAAGTACAAGACAAACATTTCCATGTGAATCGGACCACAAATCCCTTAAGTGACGCCCTTTTACTCGTCCTCATATCTTTCTTCGCCAACTTCTTCCTCCCTGCTCCTCCGCCACCGTCTTCGTT from Arabidopsis thaliana chromosome 3, partial sequence includes these protein-coding regions:
- a CDS encoding uncharacterized protein (unknown protein; BEST Arabidopsis thaliana protein match is: unknown protein (TAIR:AT3G46310.1); Has 37 Blast hits to 37 proteins in 10 species: Archae - 0; Bacteria - 0; Metazoa - 0; Fungi - 0; Plants - 37; Viruses - 0; Other Eukaryotes - 0 (source: NCBI BLink).); the encoded protein is MASKCIDDCVNIKRDSICVRPVMTYANLYKWPMAEAEFVRSINHDGSQHRTTVVDSISCRQMYLRSYTFSTEENEEDGDGGDGEAVTRRHNQSCFRGGGGRKKAAKNAMRNNKTWSCRTFVFRLVRKCLSCASTTKVTNID